One genomic region from Nostoc sphaeroides encodes:
- the thiC gene encoding phosphomethylpyrimidine synthase, translating into MRTEWVAKRRGQSNVSQMHYARQGVITEEMHYVAQRENLPADLIRDEVARGRMIIPANINHTNLEPMAIGIASKCKVNANIGASPNSSNLQEEVDKLNLAVKYGADTVMDLSTGGGNLDEIRTAIINASPVPIGTVPVYQALESVHGTIENLTADDFLHIIEKHAQQGVDYQTIHAGILIEHLPLVRNRITGIVSRGGGILARWMLHHHKQNPLYTHFQDIIEIFKRYDVSFSLGDSLRPGCTHDASDEAQLAELKTLGQLTRKAWEDDVQVMVEGPGHVPMDQIEFNVRKQMEECSEAPFYVLGPLVTDIAPGYDHITSAIGAAMAGWYGTAMLCYVTPKEHLGLPNAEDVRNGLIAYKIAAHAADIARHRPGARDRDDELSKARYNFDWNRQFELSLDPERAKEYHDETLPADIYKTAEFCSMCGPKFCPMQTKVDADALTELEKFLAKEAVTHG; encoded by the coding sequence ATGCGGACAGAATGGGTTGCTAAACGACGTGGGCAGAGTAATGTATCTCAAATGCACTACGCCCGCCAAGGTGTTATCACCGAAGAAATGCACTACGTCGCCCAACGGGAAAATCTCCCGGCTGATCTCATTCGTGACGAAGTAGCGCGGGGACGAATGATTATCCCAGCTAATATAAATCACACTAACCTAGAGCCGATGGCTATTGGCATCGCCTCTAAATGTAAGGTAAATGCTAATATCGGCGCTTCCCCCAACTCTTCTAATCTTCAGGAAGAAGTTGATAAACTGAATCTAGCGGTGAAGTACGGTGCTGATACCGTGATGGATTTATCCACAGGCGGCGGTAATTTGGATGAAATTCGTACCGCCATCATCAACGCTTCACCAGTTCCTATTGGTACAGTGCCAGTTTATCAAGCTTTAGAAAGTGTCCACGGCACTATCGAGAATCTGACTGCTGATGATTTTCTCCATATCATCGAGAAGCACGCCCAGCAAGGAGTAGACTATCAAACTATCCACGCTGGAATTTTAATTGAGCATTTGCCTTTGGTGAGAAACCGCATTACTGGTATTGTCTCTCGCGGCGGCGGTATTTTGGCGCGGTGGATGTTGCATCACCACAAACAAAACCCGCTTTATACCCACTTCCAAGATATTATTGAGATTTTCAAAAGGTACGATGTCTCCTTCAGTTTAGGAGATTCCCTGCGTCCTGGCTGCACCCATGATGCCTCAGATGAAGCACAATTAGCTGAATTAAAAACCCTTGGACAGTTAACTCGCAAAGCCTGGGAAGATGATGTACAGGTGATGGTGGAAGGGCCTGGACACGTCCCAATGGATCAAATTGAGTTCAACGTCCGTAAGCAGATGGAAGAGTGTTCTGAAGCACCTTTCTATGTTTTGGGGCCATTGGTGACAGACATTGCTCCCGGTTATGACCATATTACTTCAGCTATTGGAGCAGCAATGGCTGGATGGTACGGTACTGCAATGTTATGTTATGTAACACCCAAAGAACATTTGGGTTTACCAAATGCCGAAGATGTGCGGAATGGGTTGATTGCCTATAAAATAGCGGCTCATGCGGCTGATATAGCTAGACATCGCCCTGGTGCAAGAGATAGAGATGATGAACTTTCTAAGGCGCGTTATAACTTCGATTGGAACCGTCAGTTTGAATTATCACTCGATCCAGAAAGAGCTAAGGAATATCACGATGAAACTTTACCAGCAGATATCTATAAAACTGCTGAGTTTTGTTCGATGTGTGGGCCTAAGTTCTGCCCAATGCAAACCAAGGTTGATGCTGATGCGCTGACAGAATTAGAGAAGTTTTTGGCGAAAGAGGCGGTAACTCACGGCTAA